The Candidatus Acidiferrales bacterium genomic interval CTTGTGCTGTTTCCGGCATGGAGTCTTCCTCCGTTAACAAGAGAAAGATTCCCACCAATGTTGAACTCACCAAAATTAGGAACTCCCTGGTCGTCGCTTGAGAAAGGTCCGAATCTTCCCTGCGGCGTCGAGTTTGAATAATCGCCGACGGTTACGTTCCCGTCAATGTTAAAGATACAGCCTATAGGATTTGAGCTGGCAGTGGTAAACTTTCCGTCAACTGCGGAAAGAATTCCGAAGATGACACGGACGTTTCCCATGACATGGTGGGTCAGAAGACTTTCGCCCGTATTATCCCTCACTGACGGGCTGATCCCGCGGATTGCATTGCTGGTCGTGTTATCACTAATGATCAAGTCGCCCTTGATTGTCAGGTTCGCGCTGAAACTCAAACCGGGGGTTCTCGCTAAAATATAAACGTTCCCAAAAGTCGAATCCGCGCTTTGAGAACCTAACGTAGCAGCGCTGGCTCCCATTACCGCAAAGTTGCTTGCAGCATCGATCGTGTACGATGTCGCATTGTCCGGCCAGGCTTTCAACGAATCGTTGTCATAGAACCAGGCATTCGCCCCTATGGAGAAGTCTCCGGTCATGGTAAGTTTGCCGACGTTTAAAGCTAATTTCGCGCCTGGTTGGATAGTGAGGCTCGCGCAGCTGACCGGGCCGCTGGTATAAACCGAATCGCCCGTGACTATGGTGACGTCGTTGCCGGGACCCGGCGCCGGGCTCCCTCCCGCCCAGGTTGAGCTGCTGCCCCATGCTCCGCCGCCCGTTCCATTACTGCTTATCGGCTGTGCCATGATGGAGCCGGCTTGAAAAAGAAGCACCAAAGCCGACAGCTGGAAGATAACAAAAAATCTTTCTAACGCTCCCTCACTCATTGTAAAATGTTTCTCTGCTCTTTTCATTGTCATTTCTCCTTTCATAATGTGCCTCAACGCCTCTCGCGATCAAGTTCTCATCCTGCGAAGCTTTTCGGCAGCATCTATCGGACTAACTGATTTTCCTGGTAAGGCACGAACGCGAATGTGCCGACCACAATTCAAACTCCTGTATGTTCTGCAAGCGATCGATTCGCTTGCCTGTCCTTTCGCCGGACAAATTCCTTCAGAGTATATCTCCTCGGTCCCGCAAACGGGACATTCCTCGACTGACATTTTGCTGCTCCCTCCTGCCGAATCCATCGGCAGGATCTTACCTTAACTTATCCCCCGACCCCCTCTCTTGGAAAGAGAGGGGGAACCGAGGGTTAAGTCAATTTCTTATTTCACCAGGACGAGTCTCTTTGTCGAAGTATAATTTCCAGCCGTCATCCTGTAGAAATAAATTCCGCTCGCGAGGCGGCTGCCGTCGAACGATACGGTGTACTCGCCTGCAGCCTTCGTCTCGTTCACAAGCTCCGCCACCTTTTGTCCGAGCATATCATAGACATCGATGCTCACGCTGCTCGTCGACTTTACGTCGTAAGTAATAGTTGTAGACGGGTTGAACGGGTTCGGATAATTCTGCAGCAAAGCGAACTTGGTCGGATTAGAAACCGCGACATCCACTTCGCCGTAGTTCTTCACCGCTCCGGTTGCGGAGACAGTCTGCAGCTCATAGGCATAATTTCCAATGACGCTGGCAGTTTGATCGGTGAAAGAATATGTTCTTCCGGTCGTGCTTGTGCCGAGACCTTTGAGTGCCGGGTTGCTCTGATAGGTTGAAAGGAGCGTGAAGTTGGTCTCGCCCGGAGCTCTCCTCAGCAAAATGAAGCCTGCATTGTTCACCTCGCTGCCGGTCTTCCATGTCATGGTGACATTGTGGAGATACTGAGTCCCCGCAGCAATGAACGAGGTGACCTGGACGGGAAGAGGATTATCGGTCATGTTGCCGCCAAGATAGAACTGTCCTGTGGTAGCACCAGGAATGGCAGTACGGTTAGCCACGGTTCCTGAACCAGCAGAATGAGTCCCAACCAGATCGAAGGTCGTGCCGCCGTCACCCGAATGAACAATTCTCAGAGCACTCGGGGTAGCAATATCGATTTGGCTTCCTCCATCGACACTCAAATTATAGGTACCGGTGGTAAACCCTGGCTGTGAAAGCGTCCAGTATTGGTCCGATCTTGTTGTAAGTGAATATCCGCCATCATCAAGCGCAGATGGCAAATTAGTACCACCATTATCCGGTATCGTCCTTGACACGCTTAGAGTGCCAGTAGCCAAAACATCTCCCGAAGGAGCCGTGAGCGTAAAGTTGTCGCCTTGAACAGTCATTGAAACATTAGTGTTCAATGTCAAGCCGCTATTAAAAGTCACTCCAGCCATATCACTATCCACGACACTCAGGGTTTGCCCTGCTCCGAAAGCGTTGGGTGAAGCACCGGTGTATTGTTGCCCGCTTGTTCCATTAAGTGTAAGCGTTTGAACATACCCTGTGCCGCCGGTTGCAGTTTGAATAGTTCCGGTACCGCTGATCACGATGTTTCCCTTCACACTTAGATTCGATGTCCCTGTACCGGCGCCCGCAGTCGTGCTGCTTCTGTACTGCACCTCGCTGGGACTACTAACGTTAAGATTGCCGCCAATATTGATAATCGAGGTTCCGTTATGTGGGCCCGCACTCTCTTGAAGAATTACCCGGTTGCCAGTAGCTGCTCCAGTTAGAGAAACGCTCCCTCCGATATTCCATGTGCAGCTTGCAGTTGTTGACGCGGTGCTGTTCACGGCGGTAATTCTCGCTGACGTTCCAGTTCCAATAACAACATTTCCTGTCACGTTCACAACGTTGGTCCCGGACGTCGCAGAAATACCTCTGAACGTGCTTGCCGTAACAGTGAGGTTACCAGCAATGTTCAAAGTAGTATTTGCCGCGGGGCCACCGCTTGAGGTAGTAGAGTAAGTCAAGTTCCCGTATGTCATAGCAGTTTGAACAGTCGTCGGCCCGGTAAGTACTACGGTGCTCGAAGACGCCAGATTCCATGACGTACCGGGAATAGACACTGCGGCAGCGTTTATGCTCAGCGTTGAGTTGGCGTCCATTTGAAGGAGAGCACACGTTCCGGCTGCAGCCATCGTCACATTGTCGCCGCCAAGAATTTCAACATTGTCTGACGCTCCTGGAACTCCCGAAGGATTCCAGGTGCTGGCGGTGTTCCAATCTCCGCCTCCGGTGTTGTTGCTCTGCTTTGTTATCTGCGCAGACGCATTTCCCGCAACGAGCATCAGGCTAGTCGCCATGACGCTCAAAAGCATTAACCTTCTTACCATTTTCCCTCCATCTTTTGTTTTTTGAAAAATTAGTTTTACACTCAATATTGCTTCTCCCATGATTCTCTCCTGTTTTTTGTTGAAACTGTTTTCTACATGATCGTTCATTTCACGACCATAAACTTTTTCACGTCGACAAATTTCTTCTCTCCCGCCGCAAGAGATCCTTTCGTAAGACCCAACGGGACGGCGACGATCCGGTAGAAATACACTCCGCTCGGAAGATTGCCCGCATCGAACCTCACTTCATATGTTCCCGCCTGTTTTGTTCCATCAAACAATGTCCTCACTTCCCTACCGAGCACGTCGTATACCTTCAACGTCACATGACCGGCAACGGGGAGCTGATAACCGATGACAGTCGTCGGATTGAACGGGTTCGGATAATTCTGGCCCAGCGCAAATTCGGCCGGCAATTTCTTACCGACCACTTCATCCGGCCCAACACCTTTCCCGCTGACGGCAATAGAATCCGGCGAACCTGCCGCGTTGTACGTGAGGATAATGAAGCCCGAATGACCGGATGTATCCTTCGGCGTAAACGTTACCACCAGGCGTGCAGTGTCGGAAGGCGCGATGCTGAAAGTTGCGGGTGCGAACGTAAACGCCGAATCTGTCGACGAAATAGCGGTCACTTTCAGCGTATCTGTTCCTGCATTGGAGATGTTCACGGTGTCTTTCTTCCCCACACCGCCCGGTACAGATCCAAAGTTCAGAGTGCTCACCGATAGATAAAAACCGGGGATCTTGTCGGGAACAAAAACAGAATCTAGATTTCCGGCACCGGCGCTTTTCATTACGATATTCTTCACCGACTGCGCATCCATCGCAGTGTAATTATAAAAATTTTGCGGATCAAAATCATAACCGGTCGTGTTCTCAACGATAGGGCCGGAAGCTACGGAATAATTATTCGACGCTTTCAAGTAGCCGATCGGGTCCCCGCTGAGTGTCCCGCCTGGATCGTTCACCTGGGAAATCAGCGTCGGAGTCGGCGTGTGATCGAAATAATTTCCTTCGACGAAAACGTGCGCGGCGCATGTGCTTCCGACGCCGTATCCGCCCGAGTCCGTACCTACAACACCGACATCGGTGTATAGATTGTTTATGATATGCGTCTTCCCGTAACGCACGCGCGGATGGCGGGAATACGTACCATCAAACCAATTACAATAGTATGTCACCTTCAGAGCGGTGTCGCCGGTCTCGCTGACGGAATGTCCAAGCAGGCAAGTTTTTCTATGATTCATAAAATGATTGTACGACACGGTTACAAAGTACGACTCTTTCTTGATGTCCAATTCTCCGTCGTGAGTGCTGGCATTCAGGTCGACGCTCGGGCTGTCGGTGAACGAGCAATGATCGACCCAGACATTGTTGCATCCCTCGACGGACATACCGTCTCCTTCTCCCGCGGTGCAATCTGAGAATGTAATATTCCGAATGATGAGGTTACTGCAATCCACGATCTTAAAACCGAAACCCTGGACTTTCGCATTCCTGCTTGTTCCTATGATGGAGACGTTTCCCGTCCGCTTGATATCGACTTCGGAATCAAATCCGGTAATTGTTTGCGAGATATAGAGGATGAGAGGAGCGCGCGGATCGCCGGTTTTCTGCCGCGGCGTCATTATGTCTTCCAGCTGCTGCCCGCTTGTTATAATGATCTCCGTGCCGCCTTTCCCGCCCGTCGTTCCTCCGCCGCAAGATGCGAAACCGAAAGGAATCGAGTCGGGTACGACGATCTGGTCCACGCCTGTTCCGGTTACCGCGACGTTCGCAGTGGGCGCCCCGCCGCCGTCGTTTGTAATATTCCCGCCGTAACTTACTTTGTCACCAGGCCTAAATCTTACGTATATGGTCTGTGAACTTAACGTTCCGCCGGTGTAAGGGATCGTCAACGACGAATCGAAGCCCGTTCCGGTTGTAGTGGAAATTTGAAAACTTGACGGTGAGGTCAAAGTGATGTTCCCGGATGCCGGCGTCAAAAATAACCCGGACAGCAAATATGTTCTTTCACCCGATATCGAATCTACGATGACACTGCCGAACGATAAACTCGCGGGAGCAACAGAAAGCCCCGGAGCTTCGAGCGTAGTTGCATTCCCGACTCCAGGAGAGGTCGTATTGTAGTTTTGAGAATTGCCGCTGACGACATTGTATTCGTACACTGCAAAGTAATACGTTGAGGCAACGGCCAGGCCAACCACAGTCACACCCGAGTTGCTCCCGTCGTACACAATTTTATTTCCATTACCCTGATCGAGCGCCGCGGAGAAGTTGCTGTCTGCTCCGCCGA includes:
- a CDS encoding T9SS type A sorting domain-containing protein, translating into MGEAILSVKLIFQKTKDGGKMVRRLMLLSVMATSLMLVAGNASAQITKQSNNTGGGDWNTASTWNPSGVPGASDNVEILGGDNVTMAAAGTCALLQMDANSTLSINAAAVSIPGTSWNLASSSTVVLTGPTTVQTAMTYGNLTYSTTSSGGPAANTTLNIAGNLTVTASTFRGISATSGTNVVNVTGNVVIGTGTSARITAVNSTASTTASCTWNIGGSVSLTGAATGNRVILQESAGPHNGTSIINIGGNLNVSSPSEVQYRSSTTAGAGTGTSNLSVKGNIVISGTGTIQTATGGTGYVQTLTLNGTSGQQYTGASPNAFGAGQTLSVVDSDMAGVTFNSGLTLNTNVSMTVQGDNFTLTAPSGDVLATGTLSVSRTIPDNGGTNLPSALDDGGYSLTTRSDQYWTLSQPGFTTGTYNLSVDGGSQIDIATPSALRIVHSGDGGTTFDLVGTHSAGSGTVANRTAIPGATTGQFYLGGNMTDNPLPVQVTSFIAAGTQYLHNVTMTWKTGSEVNNAGFILLRRAPGETNFTLLSTYQSNPALKGLGTSTTGRTYSFTDQTASVIGNYAYELQTVSATGAVKNYGEVDVAVSNPTKFALLQNYPNPFNPSTTITYDVKSTSSVSIDVYDMLGQKVAELVNETKAAGEYTVSFDGSRLASGIYFYRMTAGNYTSTKRLVLVK
- a CDS encoding T9SS type A sorting domain-containing protein, which codes for MRKAFLLFAFAVVCVADVMGQTSSNSIWSLTSNQSAVVTGNVSAADQALSNMQVSYSSGAQRSSPSGTAGTWPGESSENSSRYMQFAVSPTPAFDFTVTSVSLYLYVNSGSGMRANVYYSADSTFAARTQIGSTFTLSSSAPSSPNVSVSGNIDTVRSGQTFYVRVYPWYTGSTTSKYVIANSVTISGTTLNSTVPTVFVSTTGLPDFGKAAVGDSIVGVTYSVSGSNLVSDIVVTAPAGFKVSKDSILFANSINISPSGGTISSTNVYTEFAPSSASGSMNGVITHTSSGAATKNVAVSGTSLAAEPAAQSSLTFGTITGNSIVVSMSGGSGSRRIVVARDGGAVTWMPVDGNAIGGADSNFSAALDQGNGNKIVYDGSNSGVTVVGLAVASTYYFAVYEYNVVSGNSQNYNTTSPGVGNATTLEAPGLSVAPASLSFGSVIVDSISGERTYLLSGLFLTPASGNITLTSPSSFQISTTTGTGFDSSLTIPYTGGTLSSQTIYVRFRPGDKVSYGGNITNDGGGAPTANVAVTGTGVDQIVVPDSIPFGFASCGGGTTGGKGGTEIIITSGQQLEDIMTPRQKTGDPRAPLILYISQTITGFDSEVDIKRTGNVSIIGTSRNAKVQGFGFKIVDCSNLIIRNITFSDCTAGEGDGMSVEGCNNVWVDHCSFTDSPSVDLNASTHDGELDIKKESYFVTVSYNHFMNHRKTCLLGHSVSETGDTALKVTYYCNWFDGTYSRHPRVRYGKTHIINNLYTDVGVVGTDSGGYGVGSTCAAHVFVEGNYFDHTPTPTLISQVNDPGGTLSGDPIGYLKASNNYSVASGPIVENTTGYDFDPQNFYNYTAMDAQSVKNIVMKSAGAGNLDSVFVPDKIPGFYLSVSTLNFGSVPGGVGKKDTVNISNAGTDTLKVTAISSTDSAFTFAPATFSIAPSDTARLVVTFTPKDTSGHSGFIILTYNAAGSPDSIAVSGKGVGPDEVVGKKLPAEFALGQNYPNPFNPTTVIGYQLPVAGHVTLKVYDVLGREVRTLFDGTKQAGTYEVRFDAGNLPSGVYFYRIVAVPLGLTKGSLAAGEKKFVDVKKFMVVK